The region CTCTGTACAAGCAAGCGTTATTATATCAGCCACACCGCTTCACCTCTTATTCTATGATCTCGGTTACGACTCCCGCGCCTACCGTCCTGCCTCCCTCTCTTATCGCAAATCGTAAACCCTTCTCCAATGCAACAGGCGTTATCAACTCCACCTCAAAATTCGTATTATCACCAGGTATAACCATCTCAACCCCCTCAGGTAACT is a window of Synergistota bacterium DNA encoding:
- the tuf gene encoding elongation factor Tu (EF-Tu; promotes GTP-dependent binding of aminoacyl-tRNA to the A-site of ribosomes during protein biosynthesis; when the tRNA anticodon matches the mRNA codon, GTP hydrolysis results; the inactive EF-Tu-GDP leaves the ribosome and release of GDP is promoted by elongation factor Ts; many prokaryotes have two copies of the gene encoding EF-Tu), which gives rise to LPEGVEMVIPGDNTNFEVELITPVALEKGLRFAIREGGRTVGAGVVTEIIE